Part of the Limibacillus sp. genome is shown below.
ATCACCGGGTCCTCGACCAGTCGACCTCGGAGATTGTGAGCACGGCCAAGCGGACCGGCGCGCAAGTTCGTGGACCGATCCCCCTGCCGACGAGGATCGAGCGGTTCACCGTGCTTCGCGGTCCGCACATCGACAAGAAGAGCCGCGAGCAGTTCGAGATTCGGACGCACAAGCGGTTGTTGGACATTGTCGACCCCACCCCGCAGACCGTCGACGCTCTTATGAAGCTCGATCTGGCCTCCGGCGTGGACGTCGAGATCAAACTGAAGGGATAAGGCCAATGCGCACCGGCCTAATCGCACAGAAACTGGGCATGACCCGCGTCTACACGGACGAGGGCGCCCACGTTCCGGTCACGGTCCTGAAAGTGGACGGCTGCCAGGTGGTTGCCGTGCGCCGCGAGGAGACCGAAGGCTATAACGCCGTGCAGCTGGGCGCTGGCGGCATCAAGGTGAAGAACGTCACCAAGCAGATGCGCGGCCACTTCGCCAAGGCGAAGGTGGAGCCCAAGCGCCGCTTGGCCGAGTTCCGCGTCGACGCCGACGCGTTGCTCGAGGTGGGCGCGGAGCTCTCCGCGGCGCACTTCGTGCCCGGCCAGAAGGTGGACGTTACCGGCACCTCGATCGGTAAGGGTTTCGCGGGCGTCATGAAGCGCCACAACTTCGGCGGCCTGCGCGCCAGCCACGGCGTGTCCATCTCGCACCGCAGCCACGGCTCGACCGGTCAGAACCAGGATCCGGGCCGTGTCTTCAAGGGCAAGAAGATGGCGGGCCACATGGGCGCCGGGCGCGTCACCACCCTCAACCTTGAGGTTGTGCAGGTGGACGAAGAGCGCGGCCTGGTCCTGATCAAGGGCGCGGTCCCCGGTTCCGAGAACGGCTGGGTCGTCCTGCGCGACGCCGTGAAGTCGAAGCTGCCTTCGGATCTGCCGTTCCCGGCCGGTCTGAAGTCCGCCGGCGCCGCAGCGGCTCCCGCTGAGGAGGCTCCTGCCGAGGAAGCCCCTGCCGAGGAGGCTCCCGCAGAGGAGACCCCGGTGGAGACGGCTGCGCCCGAGGCTGAGGCTGAGGCGCCCGAGGCCGGCACCGAAGAGAAGAAGGAAGACTGACAATGAAGGCCGCAGTCACAACCCTGGAAAACAAGAAGGCCGGCGACATCACGCTCGCTGACGAGGTCTTCGGTTTGCCGCCGCGCAAGGACATCCTTTCGCGGATGGTGAACTGGCAGTTGGCCAAGCGCCGCGCCGGCACCCACAAGGTGAAGGAGCGCGGCGAGGTCGCCGGTTCGACCCGCAAGATCGTGCGTCAGAAGGGCAGCGGCGGGGCCCGCCACGGCTCCAAGCGCGCGAATATCTTCCGCGGCGGCGGCGTGGTTCACGGCCCGCGCGTGCGCAGCCACGAGATCGATCTTCCCAAGAAGGTCCGGGCGCTGGCGCTGAAGACCGCGCTTTCCGCCAAGGCCGCCGAGGGCAAGCTGATCGTGCTCGACAGCGACAAGGCCGGGTCGGCCAAGACCAAGGAGCTGCGGGCGTGTTTCGAGGCGCTTGGCTGGTCCAACGTGCTGATCGTCGGCGGCGCGGCTCTCGATGAGAACTTCGCGCGCGCCGCGCGCAACCTGCCAGGCGTCGACGTGCTGCCGCAGCAGGGCGCCAACGTCTATGACATTCTGCGCCGCGACACCCTGGTGCTTACCAAGGAAGCGGTGGAAGCGCTGGAGGCTCGACTGAAATGACTAGCATGCATCCGCGCAGCGAGAAGGACGTCAAGCTGAGCCCGGCTCGTATGTACGACCTGGTGAAGCGTCCGGTGGTGACCGAAAAATCCACCATGGCGTCGGAGAACAATCAGGTGGTCTTCGAGGTGCCGCTCGACGCGGCCAAGCCGGAGATCAAAGTGGCCGTGGAGACGCTGTTCAAGGTGAAGGTATCCGCCGTGAACACGCTGCGCTCCAAGGGCAAGGTGAAGCGCTTCCGCGGTATCATGGGCACGCGCCCCGATACCAAGAAGGCCTATGTCACCCTCGCCGAAGGTCACTCCATCGACGTGACCACGGGGGTCTAAGACCATGGCCTTGAAGACTTACAATCCGACCACGCCGGGTCGCCGCCAGCTTGTTCAGGTCGATCGTTCCGACCTCTACAAGGGCAAGCCCGTCAAGGCGCTGACCGAAGGTCTTTCGAAGTCCGGCGGACGCAACAACACCGGCCGCATCACCGCGCGCCGCATCGGCGGCGGCGCCAAGCGCCGCTACCGCATCGTCGACTTCAAGCGCCGCAAGTTCGATGTGCCCGCGACGGTCGAGCGTCTGGAATACGATCCGAACCGCACCGCCTTCATCGCGCTGATCAGCTACGAGGACGGCGAGCAGGCCTACATCCTGGCGCCCCAGCGTCTGAAGGCCGGCGACAAGGTCATCGCGGGCGACCGCGTGGACGTGAAGCCCGGCAACGCCATGCCGCTGAAGTCGATCCCCGTCGGCACGATCGTGCACAACGTGGAGCTGAAGGCGGGCAAGGGCGGTCAGATGGCGCGCTCGGCTGGCACCTACGTGCAGATCGTCGGCCGCGACGCCGGCTACGCGCTGCTGCGCCTCGCCTCTGGCGAAGTCCGCATGGTGCGCGGCGAGTGCATGGCCACGATCGGCGCGGTGTCCAACCCGGATCAGGCCAACACCAACCTGGGCAAGGCCGGACGCAAGCGTTGGCAGGGCAAGCGCCCTGCGGTTCGCGGCGTCGCCATGAACCCGGTCGATCACCCGCACGGCGGCGGCGAAGGCCGCACCTCCGGCGGTCGTCATCCGGTTACCCCTTGGGGTAAGCCGACCAAGGGCGCCAAGACGCGTCACAACAAAAAGACGGACGGCCTCATCGTGCGCCGCCGTCGCGCGAAGAAGTAAGGGAGCGACACCGTGGCCCGCTCAGTATGGAAAGGTCCGTTCGTCGACGGCTATCTGCTCAAGAAGGCCGATACCGCGCGCGATTCCGGACGCAACGAGATCATCAAGACCTGGTCGCGCCGTTCGACCATCATGCCGCAGTTCGTCGGTCTGACCTTCGGCGTCTATAACGGCCAGAAGTTCCTGCCGGTCCTGGTGACCGAGCAGATGGTCGGCCACAAGTTTGGCGAGTTCGCGCCGACGCGGACCTACTACGGTCACGCGGCGGACAAGAAGGCGAAGAGGTAAGGAGCCATGGGTAAGCAAAGCGCACCCCGCAAGGTCGCCGATAACGAGGCGATGGCGATGGCCCGCAATCTGCGGACCAGCCCGCGCAAGCTGAATCTTGTCGCGGCTTCGATCCGCGGCATGTCGGCCGAAGCGGCCCTGCAGCAGCTCACCTTCTCGCGCCGTCGTATCGCGAACGACGTGAAGAAGGTCCTGCAGTCGGCGATCGCCAATGCGGAGAACAATCATCAGTTGGACGTCGACCGCCTTGTCGTGGCCGAGGCGTCCGTCGGCAAATCCTTCGTCATGCGGCGTTTCCGCGCTCGCGCTCGCGGCCGGGTCGGTCGCCTGCTGAAGCCCTGGAGCCGCTTGACGATCGTGGTTCGCGAACGCGAGGAGACGGCGTAATGGGTCACAAAGTAAATCCGATCGGCCTGCGCGTCGGCATCAACCGTACCTGGGACTCCCGTTGGTACGCCGATAGCGACTACGGCAAGCTGCTGCACGAGGATCTGAAGCTTCGTGACTACCTGCAGAAGCGTTTGCCCCAGGCCGGCGTTTCCAAGGTGATCATCGAGCGTCCGGCCAAGCGCGCGCGCATCACCATCCACAGCGCGCGCCCCGGCGTGATCATCGGCAAGAAGGGCCAGGACATCGAGAAGCTGCGTCAGGAGCTGATCCGCATGACCGGCGGTGACGTGGCGCTGAACATCGTCGAGGTCCGCAAGCCCGAGCTGGACGCCAAGCTGGTCGCCGAGAACATCGCCGGTCAGCTGGAGCGCCGCGTCGCCTTCCGCCGCGCCATGAAGCGCGCGGTGCAGTCGACCATGCGCCTGGGCGCGGAAGGCATCCGCATCAACTGCGGCGGCCGACTGGGCGGCGCTGAGATCGCGCGCACCGAGTGGTACCGCGAGGGCCGCGTGCCCCTGCACACCCTGCGTGCGGACATCGACTACGGCGAGGCGACCGCGAAGACCACCTACGGCACCTGTGGTGTGAAGGTTTGGATCTTCAAGGGCGAGATTCTGGCGCACGATCCCATGGCGCAGGACAAGCGCCAGGGTGACGCAGCGCCCGCCGGCGGCCGCAACTAAGCGCAGTGGCGAAGACGGAAGGTTAGAGGAACAAGACAATGTTGCAGCCGAAGCGCACTAAATTCCGCAAGCAGCACAAGGGCCGCATCCACGGCACCGCCAAGGGCGGCACCCTGGTTCAGTTCGGCGCCTATGGCATGAAGGCGACCACGCCGGGCCGCGTGTCGGCGCGTCAGATCGAGGCGGCCCGCCGCGCGATCACCCGCCACATGCGCCGCGTCGGCAAGCTCTGGATCCGCGTGTTCCCGGACGTGCCGGTGTCCTCCAAGCCCGCCGAGGTTCGTCAGGGTAAGGGTAAGGGCACGCCGGAGTGGTGGGCCGTCCGGATCAAGCCGGGCCGCATCCTGTTCGAGTTGGATGGCGTGCCGCGCCCGATGGCCGAGGAGGCCTTCCGCCTGGCCGCGGCCAAGCTGCCGGTGCAGACCAAGTTTGTCACCCGCCTGGGTGAAGGAGGCTAAGCCATGAAGGCCGCTGAGGTGAATGCAAAGGGCGCCGACGAGCTGAAGGAACTGCTCGTCCAGCTCAAGAAGGAACAGTTCAACCTGCGTTTTCAGCAGGCGAGCGGTCAGCTCGAGAACACTGCCCGCGTCCGTCAGGTGCGCCGCGACATCGCGCGCGTGAAGACGGTCCTGGGCGCCAAGACGGCTACGGCCGGGGAGTAAGGAAAGATGCCGCGTCGTGTGCTGCAAGGTGTGGTCGTGAGCGACAAGACCGACAAGACCATCACGGTCTTGGTCGAGCGTCGGATCATGCACCCGCTCTACAAGAAGTTCATCAAGCGCTCCAAGCGCTACCACGCTCATGATGAAGCCAATCAGTACAAGATTGGTGACGTGGTGCAGATCGAGGAATGCCGTCCGGTTTCCAAGACCAAATCCTGGCGTGTGATCGGTGCGACCGGTCAGACGCAGGACGTGGCTGGGGCCGGAGCGTAAAGCGGCAGTTCTCGGATAGATAACGAAGACGAGCTTATAGAAAGGGCCCGGACCGATGATCCAGATGCAGTCCAACCTGGATGTCGCCGACAACTCAGGCGCGCGCCGCGTCCAGTGCATCAAGGTGTTGGGCGGATCGAAGCGCAAGTCCGCCGGCGTGGGTGACATCATCGTGGTCTCCGTTAAGGAGGCCATCCCGCGCGGCCGCGTGGCCAAGGGATCGGTGCATCGCGCCGTGATCGTGCGCACCGCGTTCGACATTCGCCGTCCCGACGGGTCGGTCATTCGTTTCGACCGCAACGCCGCCGTGCTGATCAACAAGCAGGGTGAGCCGATCGGAACCCGCATCTTCGGGCCTGTGACCCGCGAGCTGCGTTCCAAGCGGTTCATGAAGATCATTTCGCTGGCGCCCGAGGTGCTGTGATGACGAGCAAGATGAAGATCAAGAAGGGCGACCGGGTCATCGTGACCACCGGCCGCGACAAGGGTAAGGAAGGCGAAGTGCTTCGCGTCATGCCCGCCGAGAGCCGTCTGATCGTCTCCGGCGTGAACATGGTCAAGCGCCACAACCGTCCCGGCCCGATGAGCCAGGGTGGCATCGAGGAGAAGGAAGCCCCGATCCACGTGTCCAACGTTGCGCACATCGACCCCAACGACAAGAAGGCGACCCGCGTCGGCTTCAAGGTCGAGGGCGAGCGCAAAGTCCGCATCTCGCGCCGCTCCGGCGTCGCGATCGACCAGTAAGGGGAGGGGTAGGAAATGAAAGCCCGCTTCCAAGAGCGCTACGAGAACGAGATTCGCGCCAACATGATGAAGGAGTTCGGCTACACGAACATCCTTCAGGTGCCGCGCGTCGAGAAGATCGTGATCAACATGGGCGTCGGCAAGGCGACCCAGGACTCCAAGAAGGTGAAGGCGGCGACCCAAGACCTGACCGCCATCGCCGGGCAGAAGCCCGTGGTGACCATCGCGCGCAAGTCCATCGCCGGCTTCAAGCTGCGCGAGGGCATGCCGATCGGGACCAAGGTCACCCTGCGCCGGACCCGCATGTACGAGTTCCTGGACCGTCTGGTGACCATCGCCCTGCCGCGCACCCGTGACTTCCGGGGCCTGAACCCGAAGTCCTTCGACGGGCGGGGCAACTACGCCATGGGCGTGAAGGAGCAGATCATCTTCCCGGAGATCGAGTACGACCAGGTCGACGAGATCCGGGGTATGGACATCATCATCTGCACCACGGCCAACACTGACGATGAAGCCCGCGCGCTGCTGCGTGGCTTCGAAATGCCGTTCATTAAGAACTGACCGGCGAAAGGGTAGAAAAAGATGGCTAAGAAAAGCGCAAT
Proteins encoded:
- the rplB gene encoding 50S ribosomal protein L2, whose amino-acid sequence is MALKTYNPTTPGRRQLVQVDRSDLYKGKPVKALTEGLSKSGGRNNTGRITARRIGGGAKRRYRIVDFKRRKFDVPATVERLEYDPNRTAFIALISYEDGEQAYILAPQRLKAGDKVIAGDRVDVKPGNAMPLKSIPVGTIVHNVELKAGKGGQMARSAGTYVQIVGRDAGYALLRLASGEVRMVRGECMATIGAVSNPDQANTNLGKAGRKRWQGKRPAVRGVAMNPVDHPHGGGEGRTSGGRHPVTPWGKPTKGAKTRHNKKTDGLIVRRRRAKK
- the rpsS gene encoding 30S ribosomal protein S19 — its product is MARSVWKGPFVDGYLLKKADTARDSGRNEIIKTWSRRSTIMPQFVGLTFGVYNGQKFLPVLVTEQMVGHKFGEFAPTRTYYGHAADKKAKR
- the rplE gene encoding 50S ribosomal protein L5, translating into MKARFQERYENEIRANMMKEFGYTNILQVPRVEKIVINMGVGKATQDSKKVKAATQDLTAIAGQKPVVTIARKSIAGFKLREGMPIGTKVTLRRTRMYEFLDRLVTIALPRTRDFRGLNPKSFDGRGNYAMGVKEQIIFPEIEYDQVDEIRGMDIIICTTANTDDEARALLRGFEMPFIKN
- the rplC gene encoding 50S ribosomal protein L3; translation: MRTGLIAQKLGMTRVYTDEGAHVPVTVLKVDGCQVVAVRREETEGYNAVQLGAGGIKVKNVTKQMRGHFAKAKVEPKRRLAEFRVDADALLEVGAELSAAHFVPGQKVDVTGTSIGKGFAGVMKRHNFGGLRASHGVSISHRSHGSTGQNQDPGRVFKGKKMAGHMGAGRVTTLNLEVVQVDEERGLVLIKGAVPGSENGWVVLRDAVKSKLPSDLPFPAGLKSAGAAAAPAEEAPAEEAPAEEAPAEETPVETAAPEAEAEAPEAGTEEKKED
- a CDS encoding 50S ribosomal protein L23 is translated as MYDLVKRPVVTEKSTMASENNQVVFEVPLDAAKPEIKVAVETLFKVKVSAVNTLRSKGKVKRFRGIMGTRPDTKKAYVTLAEGHSIDVTTGV
- the rplV gene encoding 50S ribosomal protein L22, with translation MGKQSAPRKVADNEAMAMARNLRTSPRKLNLVAASIRGMSAEAALQQLTFSRRRIANDVKKVLQSAIANAENNHQLDVDRLVVAEASVGKSFVMRRFRARARGRVGRLLKPWSRLTIVVREREETA
- the rplN gene encoding 50S ribosomal protein L14 — translated: MIQMQSNLDVADNSGARRVQCIKVLGGSKRKSAGVGDIIVVSVKEAIPRGRVAKGSVHRAVIVRTAFDIRRPDGSVIRFDRNAAVLINKQGEPIGTRIFGPVTRELRSKRFMKIISLAPEVL
- the rplD gene encoding 50S ribosomal protein L4, whose protein sequence is MKAAVTTLENKKAGDITLADEVFGLPPRKDILSRMVNWQLAKRRAGTHKVKERGEVAGSTRKIVRQKGSGGARHGSKRANIFRGGGVVHGPRVRSHEIDLPKKVRALALKTALSAKAAEGKLIVLDSDKAGSAKTKELRACFEALGWSNVLIVGGAALDENFARAARNLPGVDVLPQQGANVYDILRRDTLVLTKEAVEALEARLK
- the rplP gene encoding 50S ribosomal protein L16, with translation MLQPKRTKFRKQHKGRIHGTAKGGTLVQFGAYGMKATTPGRVSARQIEAARRAITRHMRRVGKLWIRVFPDVPVSSKPAEVRQGKGKGTPEWWAVRIKPGRILFELDGVPRPMAEEAFRLAAAKLPVQTKFVTRLGEGG
- the rpsQ gene encoding 30S ribosomal protein S17; the encoded protein is MPRRVLQGVVVSDKTDKTITVLVERRIMHPLYKKFIKRSKRYHAHDEANQYKIGDVVQIEECRPVSKTKSWRVIGATGQTQDVAGAGA
- the rpsJ gene encoding 30S ribosomal protein S10, which gives rise to MESQNIRIRLKAFDHRVLDQSTSEIVSTAKRTGAQVRGPIPLPTRIERFTVLRGPHIDKKSREQFEIRTHKRLLDIVDPTPQTVDALMKLDLASGVDVEIKLKG
- the rplX gene encoding 50S ribosomal protein L24, whose product is MTSKMKIKKGDRVIVTTGRDKGKEGEVLRVMPAESRLIVSGVNMVKRHNRPGPMSQGGIEEKEAPIHVSNVAHIDPNDKKATRVGFKVEGERKVRISRRSGVAIDQ
- the rpmC gene encoding 50S ribosomal protein L29, whose protein sequence is MKAAEVNAKGADELKELLVQLKKEQFNLRFQQASGQLENTARVRQVRRDIARVKTVLGAKTATAGE
- the rpsC gene encoding 30S ribosomal protein S3, whose protein sequence is MGHKVNPIGLRVGINRTWDSRWYADSDYGKLLHEDLKLRDYLQKRLPQAGVSKVIIERPAKRARITIHSARPGVIIGKKGQDIEKLRQELIRMTGGDVALNIVEVRKPELDAKLVAENIAGQLERRVAFRRAMKRAVQSTMRLGAEGIRINCGGRLGGAEIARTEWYREGRVPLHTLRADIDYGEATAKTTYGTCGVKVWIFKGEILAHDPMAQDKRQGDAAPAGGRN